In the genome of Planctomyces sp. SH-PL62, the window CTCGCGATCGGCCCGATTCCGCGAGGGGGAAGGGCTCGCCGGCCAGGCCTGGCAGGCTCGCGACGTCACGGTCCTGGAGGACCCGTCGGCGGCGCGCGACTGCGGACGCTGCACGATGGCGGCCCGCGTCGGGATCCGGACCGCGCTGGCGATCCCCATCGTGGTCGAGGGCCGCGTCGTCGGAACGATCGACTTCTTGACGAGCCGGGAGGCCGCGGTCGACTTCGAGCGTCGCGAAGTGCTCCGGGCGATCGGCCGGATCGCCTCCGACAAGATCGCGAAGCTCGGAAAGCAGGCGGAGCTGACCCGGATGCGTCAACTGGTCGAGAACGCGCCGGTCAACATGATGTTCGCCGACGCCGACCTGAAGATCCAGTACATGAACCCGTGCGCACGCAAGACGCTGGAGAAGCTCGAAGCGTATCTGCCGCTGCGAGTCGACCAGATGATCGGGGCTTCGATCGACGTCTTCCATAAAGACCCCACGCATCAACGGAAATTGCTGACCGACGGGGGCCAGCTGCCGCGGATGCGGACCATCGAGGTCGGGCCGGAGCTGTTCGAGCTGCTGGTCACGCCGATGAAGGACGAGCGAGGGCGGTATTTGTTCCCGATGGTCACGTGGGAGGTCGTCACGGAACGAGTCCGCAGCTCGAATCGGGAGGCGGAACTTCAGGCCGACGCGACGGCGATGGTCCGGCTCCTGACCGCCCTGGGGGGTGTCGCGACGGTCTCCGAGGCCGCCGAGGTGGCTCTGTCGACGGTTCGCGACGCGTTCGGCTGGTGGTACGGATCGTTCTGGGAGGTCGACCCGTCCGACGGCCGACTGCGCTGGGTCGCCGACTCGGGCTCGGTCGACGAGGAGTTCCGCCGGGTCAGCTCGGTTTCGCGGTTTCGCGAGGGGGAAGGGCTCAACGGCCAGGCCTGGCAGACCCGCGACCTCGTGTTCGTCCCCGACCTTGGAGAGATGCAGGGCTGTTCCCGGGCGCCCGTGGCCAAGCGGAACGGCCTCAAGTCGGGCGTCTGCTTCCCGATCCTGGTCGACGGCCGGGTGATCGGGACGATGGACTTCTTCACGAAAGACCTGGTCCAGCCGTCGACGAACCGCCTGGAGACGCTTCGGAGCGTCGGCCGCCAGGTCTCGGTCGCCCTGGAGCGGGTCGATCGACAGGCGCAGATCGATCAGAGCAAGCGTGACCTGGAGTCGAAGGTCGGCCGGCTGATGGAAGTCGCGCGAGCGGCGGCGGAAGGCGACCTCACCGTCACGATCGACGTCCAGGGCGACGACGACCTGGGCCGTCTCGGTCGGGCCCTGGCTCGGATGATCGCCGACCTCAAGGAGGTGATCGGCCAGGTGGTCGAGTCGGCGAGCCAGTTCGCCGAAGGGTCGCGGGTGGTGGCTGAGAGCGCCAGCTATCTCAGCGAATCGGCCCAGAATCAGGCGGCGACCGTCGAGGAGATGTCGGCCTCGGTTCAGCAGCTGTCGCAGGCCATCAACGACATCGACAAGAACGCGGTCTCGGCCGCCGGCCTGGCCGACAAGACGTCGCACCTGGCCAAGCAGGGAGGCGAGTCGGTCGAGCAAGCGATCGAGGCGATGGTCCTGATCAAGAAATCCAGCGAGCAGGTCAGCGACATCATCCAGGTCATCAGCGAAATCGCCAGCCAGACGAACCTGCTGGCGCTCAACGCGGCGATCGAGGCCGCCCGCGCCGGCGAGCACGGGCTGGGATTCGCCGTCGTGGCCGACGAAGTCCGGAAACTGGCCGAACGATCCAGCGCCGCCGCCAAGGAGATCACCGCTCTCATCAAGGAATCGACCCGACGGGTGGCCGATGGCGCGAGCCTGTCGGAGAAGGCCGGCGAGTCGCTCTCGCGGATCGTCCAGGGGGTCGAGGAGACGGCCGGCAGCATCGCCAAGATCGCCGGCGCGACCCGCGAGCAGTCCGAGGCGTCCGCCGAGGTGGAGACGGCCATTCAGAACGTCTCCAGCCTCACCGAGACCAACGCCTCCAGCTCCGAGGAACTCTCCGCCAGCGCCGAGGAACTGGGCGCACAGGCAGCCTCGCTCAAGCAGGTGATCTCCGGGTTCAAGGTTTGAGCCGCCGAGGAATGATCTTATCGCGTCTATCCACCTCGGGCGTCCGGAGGGGTCCATGCGAATTTCCTTTCGGGCCACGCAAAGTTTCAGCGAGTCCGACGACGAGGTCGTTTCGGCGGGCGTCGCCACGGGCGACGACTGGGACGACGCGGGGGGCGGCTATCTGATCTTCGCGCGGAACGCCGACCCGAGCCTTCCCCTCGAGGAGTGGGAACAGGACGGCCTCCACTTCGAGTACAAGGATCAGCTTTACGGCGATTACGGCCTCGTCGCCGCATGCCGGCTCGGCAGCGACCGACTCTCGGTGAATCTCTCGAGGCCGATCGACGAGTTGGCGGGCGTCGAGGGGTTCGACGTCGCGCTGTCGATCGACGACGAGAGCTATGAGAATCTTCGCGAGGGGCTGCTACGAATTTTCCAGGGCACCCGCGCCAGCCTGACGATCGAATGACCGCATCGCCGCCTCAACCTTCACGGTGTCCACCCTCCATGAATCTCGTCGAGCTGACCGACGCCGAGTTCGTCAAGTTCCGCGACCTGATCTACCGGGCTTCCGGGATCCTGATCGGCGAGAACAAGCGCGTGCTGGTGTCGAACCGGGTTCGGCGGAGACTTCGGGCTACCGGGATCGCCGGGTACTCGCAGTATTTCGACTTCCTACGATCCCCGGCCGGCACCTCCGAGATGCAGCCGTTCCTCGACGTGGTGACGACGAACGAGACGTATTTCTTCCGCGATGCATCGCACTATCAATGGCTCGGCGACGAGTATCTCAGCGGCGCGATCCAGGAGGCGTCGGCGAGGCGACGGCCGCGTTCGCTCCGGCTCTGGTCGGCCGCGTGCAGCACGGGTGAGGAACCGTATTCGATGGCCCTCAAGCTCACGGCCCGTCGCAGGGAACTGGCCGGCTGGCGCCTCGAGA includes:
- a CDS encoding CheR family methyltransferase, with translation MNLVELTDAEFVKFRDLIYRASGILIGENKRVLVSNRVRRRLRATGIAGYSQYFDFLRSPAGTSEMQPFLDVVTTNETYFFRDASHYQWLGDEYLSGAIQEASARRRPRSLRLWSAACSTGEEPYSMALKLTARRRELAGWRLEILGTDLSASVLATARSGVYDDRALHRVGPDDRRTYFDESPPGRWTLKPEIRSMVTFRSHNLLFPLGGEPFDCIFLKNVLIYFDAASKRKVVDVILAALARGGNLVIGPTEGIQGMLGSLEKVKPWLYRKGG
- a CDS encoding methyl-accepting chemotaxis protein; the protein is MKPESTDQHAESLPSPDSRPAETPDAPAAKASRKRTSSGASSSKTRRGLAATADPLRAADLRSGDAARVDEARADTHVLTATLTALAESETIDETIRAVLDVVRDQLGWDYASYWKVDSTGKTLAFEFDSGRISEEFERYSRSARFREGEGLAGQAWQARDVTVLEDPSAARDCGRCTMAARVGIRTALAIPIVVEGRVVGTIDFLTSREAAVDFERREVLRAIGRIASDKIAKLGKQAELTRMRQLVENAPVNMMFADADLKIQYMNPCARKTLEKLEAYLPLRVDQMIGASIDVFHKDPTHQRKLLTDGGQLPRMRTIEVGPELFELLVTPMKDERGRYLFPMVTWEVVTERVRSSNREAELQADATAMVRLLTALGGVATVSEAAEVALSTVRDAFGWWYGSFWEVDPSDGRLRWVADSGSVDEEFRRVSSVSRFREGEGLNGQAWQTRDLVFVPDLGEMQGCSRAPVAKRNGLKSGVCFPILVDGRVIGTMDFFTKDLVQPSTNRLETLRSVGRQVSVALERVDRQAQIDQSKRDLESKVGRLMEVARAAAEGDLTVTIDVQGDDDLGRLGRALARMIADLKEVIGQVVESASQFAEGSRVVAESASYLSESAQNQAATVEEMSASVQQLSQAINDIDKNAVSAAGLADKTSHLAKQGGESVEQAIEAMVLIKKSSEQVSDIIQVISEIASQTNLLALNAAIEAARAGEHGLGFAVVADEVRKLAERSSAAAKEITALIKESTRRVADGASLSEKAGESLSRIVQGVEETAGSIAKIAGATREQSEASAEVETAIQNVSSLTETNASSSEELSASAEELGAQAASLKQVISGFKV
- a CDS encoding Imm10 family immunity protein, encoding MRISFRATQSFSESDDEVVSAGVATGDDWDDAGGGYLIFARNADPSLPLEEWEQDGLHFEYKDQLYGDYGLVAACRLGSDRLSVNLSRPIDELAGVEGFDVALSIDDESYENLREGLLRIFQGTRASLTIE